A window of Fragaria vesca subsp. vesca linkage group LG7, FraVesHawaii_1.0, whole genome shotgun sequence contains these coding sequences:
- the LOC101294017 gene encoding uncharacterized protein LOC101294017, whose protein sequence is MTGGPRNEDFHNDEIDGANRISDRSNAEGFEDSSAANEVGSSGEGATSSRSEIGLEERLTGILVDGGDGDLLLQQSNREDRVLQWLQALDMQVMGACRADERLKPLLKMNASNDAAEGRLLAQLTQHFEPAEVGMLARCFCIPLVSVRVGKINKQGILLCPTNSKGNLNLTILPTSDLRLSFVGDDGQTDRLFTLNSKSQCSAVEVNEIPADNSGRSFVIKIPDGRVFHFWCSETSKLLGIELISKMKDLIRRKPSISELTGISESRLGYFATHLRAYLVGSTVVGSGSSSAPLNMDANTTSIERYDTAQDGQLSSTSSKSLRSRLNVNQSMKANSSFQGSLSPRLSSFKEGLPRTLSSLRNISREKLRRRGDIYLSAVDDSTIVSPVAVNASCSNQSESDKGPEVVASCSLSSSSFLESLGKLTVQPTLNSASQISYMASPLLSPYYCWCPPGSSGLQYSQEPPAISGSSSESAFLPPLSSLLPANMPSCMLTAKPTVNLSDCPLLDFPAFLPDPLIRLPRPTSQQIPTFNPLICDPIVHIPVIDICSSGQGYLVSAGPAISTGIPPLHSNLMNPLIPQTDSMLENGARETLRRLLISGSTQSSSPLMDVLPAMFTNGDENRNMLVAGSRGLYSGTSDVDVIANSIAAMSMVSLPGSRGLYTGTSDVDVIANSIAAMSMVSLPGISTGGTVLENRGGSNGFDIQEEGCSGLGGSCSEDQGTFCSNYGVKRSDE, encoded by the exons ATGACCGGTGGTCCTAGAAACGAAGACTTTCACAACGACGAGATCGACGGCGCCAATCGCATTTCCGATCGGTCGAACGCCGAGGGATTCGAGGACTCGTCGGCCGCGAACGAGGTCGGGAGCTCCGGCGAGGGAGCGACGTCGTCGCGGAGTGAGATTGGGCTGGAAGAGCGGTTGACGGGGATACTTGTTGACGGAGGAGATGGAGATCTGTTGCTGCAGCAGAGCAATAGAGAGGACCGGGTTTTGCAGTGGCTTCAAGCGCTTGATATGCAGGTTATGGGCGCGTGTCGCGCAGACGAGAGGTTGAAGCCTTTGTTGAAGATGAATGCCTCAAATGACGCCGCCGAGGGTCGGTTGCTGGCTCAATTGACACAG CATTTTGAGCCGGCGGAAGTTGGAATGCTAGCGAGGTGCTTCTGCATACCGCTTGTATCTGTTCGTGTTGGAAAGATCAACAAGCAAGGGATTCTCTTGTGCCCTACTAATTCAAA GGGTAATTTAAATCTTACAATCTTGCCAACATCCGATCTACGTCTTTCATTTGTTGGGGATGATGGGCAGACTGATAGATTATTCACCTTAAATAGCAAATCCCAGTGCTCTGCTGTAGAAGTCAATGAGATTCCAGCAGACAATTCTGGCCGGTCTTTCGTTATCAAAATCCCAGATGGTCGGGTGTTTCACTTTTGGTGCTCTGAGACATCAAAGCTTTTGGGAATTGAATTGATTTCAAAG ATGAAGGATCTGATCAGGAGGAAACCCTCCATTTCCGAATTAACTGGAATCAGCGAGTCACGTCTTGGTTACTTTGCAACTCACCTTCGTGCCTATCTGGTAGGTTCAACTGTGGTTGGAAGTGGATCAAGTTCTGCACCCTTAAATATGGATGCTAATACCACCAGTATTGAGCGATATGATACTGCTCAAGATGGACAACTCTCATCAACATCATCAAAGTCGCTGCGTTCTCGACTTAATGTGAATCAGTCGATGAAGGCAAATTCATCGTTTCAGGGTAGCCTGAGTCCAAGGTTGAGCTCTTTCAAAGAGGGTCTCCCCAGAACCTTGTCGTCACTGAGGAATATAAGCAGGGAAAAGTTGAGGAGGCGAGGGGACATTTACCTTTCAGCGGTTGATGACTCCACAATCGTTTCACCAGTGGCAGTCAATGCATCTTGTTCAAATCAATCTGAAAGTGACAAGGGTCCAGAAGTTGTCGCAAGTTGCTCATTATCTTCATCAAGTTTTCTGGAGTCACTTGGAAAATTGACTGTCCAACCAACCCTGAACTCTGCATCTCAAATTTCATACATGGCTAGTCCTCTTTTGTCTCCTTACTATTGTTGGTGCCCTCCCGGATCGTCGGGTTTGCAGTACTCACAAGAACCTCCAGCAATCTCTGGCTCATCCAGTGAATCAGCTTTTCTCCCACCACTTTCTTCTTTATTACCTGCCAATATGCCCTCCTGTATGTTGACAGCAAAGCCAACAGTTAATTTGTCTGATTGTCCTTTATTGGATTTCCCTGCCTTTCTTCCAGACCCACTCATCCGGTTGCCAAGGCCAACTTCTCAGCAGATCCCAACCTTCAATCCTTTGATTTGTGATCCGATTGTTCACATTCCAGTAATTGATATTTGCTCTTCCGGTCAAGGCTACCTTGTCAGTGCCGGTCCTGCTATTTCAACTGGCATTCCTCCATTGCACTCGAACCTTATGAATCCGTTAATTCCTCAAACTGATTCCATGTTGGAGAATGGTGCTAGAGAGACTCTGCGTCGGCTGCTCATAAGTGGTTCAACCCAGAGTAGCTCACCGCTGATGGATGTACTGCCTGCCATGTTCACAAATGGAGATGAGAATAGAAATATGCTTGTTGCTGGAAGCCGGGGTCTATACTCTGGAACCAGTGATGTTGATGTAATTGCAAATAGCATTGCAGCCATGAGTATGGTTTCACTGCCTGGGAGTCGGGGTCTATACACCGGAACCAGCGATGTTGATGTAATTGCAAACAGCATTGCAGCCATGAGTATGGTTTCACTGCCTGGGATATCTACCGGTGGAACTGTGTTGGAGAATCGTGGCGGCAGCAACGGTTTTGATATACAGGAAGAGGGATGTAGTGGATTGGGTGGATCTTGTTCTGAAGATCAGGGTACCTTTTGTTCGAACTATGGGGTGAAAAGGAGCGATGAATAA